The following proteins are encoded in a genomic region of Amphiura filiformis chromosome 18, Afil_fr2py, whole genome shotgun sequence:
- the LOC140139862 gene encoding uncharacterized protein has translation MTARRPQNLFNLKPHKCIYCSRYFYDTCLYLSHLIKHKKRIRPYWYETEEGLYECQRYKNVSRKQNWMDCEYTQNIRKNCFTHLNRHSQPHSKEKPHICKVCNKVFTQAQYLKVHKAIHINEKPHVCQVCSKGFKLAYRLKQHEAIQCNKKPYKCELCNRGFNYNSSLKAHLQTHSKEKPYVCKVCNKGFRQAGVLKQHQQIHSKKTNEKPHVCKVCNRGFAWARNLKRHEVIHSKEKPHVCEVCNKDFTLESYLKRHKLVHSNEKPYVCKVCNKDFIWEYLLKQHMAIHNNEKTHVCKICNKGFRQAQSLTYHHRQIHSKKPYVCNVCNKGFTREWIMKQHIAIHSNEKPFVCKVCNKGFKLESHLKRTNQFITR, from the coding sequence ATGACAGCCAGAAGACCTCAAAACTTGTTCAACCTGAAGCCtcacaaatgtatatattgcagtaGGTATTTCTATGACACTTGTCTATATCTGAGTCACCTGATCAAACACAAGAAGCGGATTAGACCATATTGGTATGAAACAGAGGAGGGGCTGTATGAATGTCAACGTTATAAAAACGTCTCAAGAAAACAGAATTGGATGGACTGTGAATATACACAGAATATTAGAAAAAACTGTTTTACACACCTGAATAGACATTCACAGCCTCACAGCAAAGAGAAGCCTCatatatgtaaagtatgcaacaaggtaTTTACGCAAGCACAATATTTGAAAGTGCACAAAGCAATTCATATCAACGAGAAGCCTCATGTATGCCAGGTATGCAGCAAGGGCTTTAAACTGGCATATCGCTTGAAGCAGCACGAAGCAATTCAATGCAATAAGAAGCCTTACAAATGTGAACTTTGCAATAGAGGCTTTAACTACAATAGTAGCCTAAAAGCACATTTACAGACTCacagcaaagagaagccttatgtatgtaaagtatgcaacaagggctttagaCAGGCAGGGGTCTTGAAACAGCACCAACAAATTCATAGCAAGAAGACTaatgagaagcctcatgtatgtaaagtatgcaacaggGGCTTTGCATGGGCAAGGAATTTGAAACGGCATGAAGTAATACACAGCaaagagaagcctcatgtatgtgaAGTATGCAACAAGGATTTTACACTGGAATCTTATTTGAAACGGCACAAACTAGTTCACAGCAATGAGAAGCCTTATGTATGTAAGGTATGCAACAAGGACTTTATATGGGAATATCTCTTGAAACAGCACATGGCAATCCATAATAATGAGAAGACTCATGTATGTAaaatatgcaacaagggctttagaCAGGCACAGAGCTTGACATACCATCACCGGCAAATTCATAGCAAGAAGCCTTATGTATGTAatgtatgcaacaagggctttacacggGAATGGATTATGAAACAGCACATTGCAATCCATAGTAATGAGAAGCCttttgtatgtaaagtatgcaacaagggctttaaacTGGAATCTCATTTGAAACGCACAAACCAATTCATAACAAGATGA